A section of the Paramisgurnus dabryanus chromosome 4, PD_genome_1.1, whole genome shotgun sequence genome encodes:
- the pkd2 gene encoding polycystin-2 isoform X1, which translates to MSSSRVRPQAPQTPAASAAAASPQYEGIEMEKMHHEEEVGLGVPDETPSPPTSSSRQAWSRDNPGFEPEEGMMEGDWPPGRRSVSTASSSSSRGPGSFSGISARINRGLYPTPPAQDEHRSCGKRILQKMRVLWDTRLLGESNSNREMYLKTVLREMITYILFLLTICILTYGMVSTNMYYYTKVMSQLFLDTPITNGEPTTFKTLSTMEDFWKFTEGPFLNGMYWEFWYNNKSLPENQSLIYYENLLLGVPRLRQLRVRNESCSVHKDLRDEVYECYNIYSPANEDKAPFGLENGTAWLYSTESSLGESSYWGQVSTYGGGGYYQDLSRTQESSANQLQELKNNLWLDRGTRAVFLDFSVYNGNVNLFCIVRLLAEFPATGGAVTSWQFQTVRLIRYVSSWDYFVGMCEVAFCFFVLYYLVEEVLEIRLHRLRYFKSLWNCLDVLIVALSVPAIIMNICRTSAVSRRLHFLLENHSKYPNFEPLARLQVNFNNLAAVIVFLAWVKLFKFINFNKTMNQLSTTMSRCAKDLVGFAIMFFIVFLAYAQLAYLVFGTQVDDFSTFQACIFTQFRIILGDFDFSEIEEADSVLGPIYFTTFVFFIFMILLNMFLAIINDTYSEVKADMAQQRSEMEITDLIKKGYNRAMVKLKLKKTSVNEAPDGSHQAGGKLSFDELREDLRGKGHSDAEIEAIFAKYDLDGDQELTEHEHQQMRDDLEKEREDLDLEHSSLPRPESGRSFSRSQDDSEEDDDEDSGHSSRRRGSSSGGVSYEEFQVLVRRVDRMEHSIGSIVSKIDAVIVKLEVMERAKMKRRDVLGRILDSWNPVTEDERTGRDPEMHREQMDRLVREELQRWESDDTISQVSHRHATPTIPAAQLRPRSSRPPSSLSIEGPDGATNGAGHM; encoded by the exons ATGAGCTCCAGTCGCGTCCGGCCTCAAGCACCGCAGACCCCGGCAGCATCTGCCGCAGCAGCATCACCGCAATATGAAGGGATCGAGATGGAAAAAATGCACCATGAGGAAGAAGTGGGCCTAGGGGTGCCTGATGAGACCCCGTCCCCGCCGACCTCCAGCTCCCGTCAAGCGTGGAGCCGGGACAACCCGGGGTTTGAGCCGGAGGAGGGGATGATGGAGGGAGACTGGCCCCCGGGCCGGAGGTCTGTGTCCACGGCCTCCAGCAGCAGCAGCCGCGGGCCCGGTAGTTTCTCCGGGATCAGTGCGAGAATCAACAGAGGACTTTATCCAACTCCACCCGCACAGGACGAGCATCGCAGCTGTGGGAAGAGGATACTGCAAAAAATGAGGG TATTGTGGGACACTCGTCTTTTGGGTGAAAGTAACAGTAACAGAGAGATGTATCTGAAGACTGTTCTAAGAGAGATGATCACATACATACTCTTCCTGCTCACCATCTGCATTT TAACGTATGGAATGGTGAGCACCAACATGTACTATTACACTAAAGTCATGTCCCAACTCTTCTTGGATACGCCAATAACCAATGGAGAACCGACAACCTTCAAGACCCTTTCAACAATGGAGGACTTCTGGAAA TTCACAGAAGGGCCCTTTCTCAATGGTATGTACTGGGAGTTCTGGTACAACAACAAGAGCCTTCCAGAGAACCAGAGTCTGATCTACTACGAGAACCTCCTGCTGGGCGTCCCACGTCTTCGACAGCTCAGAGTACGCAATGAATCCTGTTCAGTCCACAAAGACCTGAGGGACGAGGTGTACGAGTGTTACAACATTTACTCCCCAGCCAATGAGGACAAGGCACCATTCGGGCTTGAAAATGGCACAGC GTGGCTGTACTCAACGGAGAGCAGTTTGGGTGAGAGCAGCTATTGGGGCCAAGTGTCAACCTATGGGGGTGGAGGTTACTACCAGGATCTTTCACGCACTCAAGAGAGCTCAGCCAATCAGCTGCAGGAGTTAAAAAACAACCTGTGGTTAGATCGTGGCACCAGAGCGGTGTTCCTGGACTTCTCAGTCTATAATGGCAATGTTAACTTGTTTTGTATTGTCAG ACTGCTTGCAGAGTTCCCTGCCACAGGGGGCGCTGTGACCTCCTGGCAGTTCCAGACAGTCCGTCTCATCCGGTACGTGTCCAGCTGGGACTACTTTGTGGGGATGTGCGAAGTGGCTTTCTGCTTTTTCGTGCTGTATTACCTGGTTGAAGAGGTTTTAGAAATCCGCCTGCATCGCTTGCGCTACTTCAAGAGCCTTTGGAACTGTCTGGACGTTCTCATTGTCGCG CTTAGCGTTCCAGCCATCATCATGAACATCTGCAGAACTTCAGCGGTCAGTCGTAGACTTCACTTCCTGCTGGAGAACCACAGCAAGTACCCAAACTTCGAGCCCCTCGCTCGCCTCCAGGTCAACTTCAACAACCTGGCCGCCGTTATCGTCTTCCTCGCGTGGGTCAAG CTTTTCAAATTTATTAATTTCAATAAGACTATGAACCAGCTGTCCACCACCATGTCACGCTGCGCTAAGGACCTCGTGGGATTCGCCATCATGTTCTTCATCGTGTTCCTTGCCTACGCCCAGCTGGCGTATTTAGTGTTCGGGACCCAGGTTGACGATTTTAGCACCTTTCAGGCCTGCAT ATTCACTCAGTTCCGGATCATTCTGGGTGATTTTGACTTCTCGGAGATTGAAGAGGCTGACAGCGTTTTGGGACCAATTTACTTCACCACCTTTGTGTTCTTTATATTCATGATTCTACtg AATATGTTCCTGGCCATCATCAATGACACTTACTCTGAGGTGAAGGCTGACATGGCCCAGCAGAGGTCAGAGATGGAGATAACAGACCTCATTAAAAAG GGCTATAACAGGGCAATGGTGAAACTTAAACTGAAGAAGACCTCCGTCAATGAGGCGCCCGACGGCTCACACCAGGCTGGGGGGAAACTCAGCTTTGATGAACTCCGGGAAGATCTGAGAGG AAAAGGCCACTCAGATGCTGAGATCGAGGCTATCTTTGCTAAGTACGACCTTGATGGAGATCAGGAGCTTACCGAACATGAACACCAGCAGATGAGAGATGAtctggagaaagagaga GAGGACTTGGATCTGGAGCACAGTTCACTTCCCAGACCGGAGAGTGGGCGGAGCTTCTCCCGGAGCCAGGATGACTCGGAGgaggatgatgatgaagacAGCGGACACAGCTCTCGTCGCCGTGGGAGCAGTTCAGGAGGCGTGTCATACGAGGAATTCCAAGT gCTTGTGCGCCGAGTGGACCGCATGGAGCATTCAATCGGCAGCATCGTGTCGAAGATAGACGCAGTCATCGTTAAGTTAGAGGTCATGGAGAGAGCCAAGATGAAACGGAGAGATGTGCTCGGACGGATCCTGGATTCATGGAATCCAGTCACAGAG GACGAAAGGACAGGGAGAGATCCAGAGATGCACCGGGAGCAGATGGACAGGCTGGTGAGAGAGGAACTGCAACGATGGGAATCTGACGACACGATATCACAGGTTAGCCACCGCCACGCCACTCCCACCATCCCAGCCGCTCAGCTCCGCCCACGCAGTTCCCGCCCGCCTTCATCGCTGTCCATTGAGGGTCCGGATGGTGCGACCAATGGGGCCGGCCATATGTGA
- the pkd2 gene encoding polycystin-2 isoform X2, with translation MSSSRVRPQAPQTPAASAAAASPQYEGIEMEKMHHEEEVGLGVPDETPSPPTSSSRQAWSRDNPGFEPEEGMMEGDWPPGRRSVSTASSSSSRGPGSFSGISARINRGLYPTPPAQDEHRSCGKRILQKMRVLWDTRLLGESNSNREMYLKTVLREMITYILFLLTICILTYGMVSTNMYYYTKVMSQLFLDTPITNGEPTTFKTLSTMEDFWKFTEGPFLNGMYWEFWYNNKSLPENQSLIYYENLLLGVPRLRQLRVRNESCSVHKDLRDEVYECYNIYSPANEDKAPFGLENGTAWLYSTESSLGESSYWGQVSTYGGGGYYQDLSRTQESSANQLQELKNNLWLDRGTRAVFLDFSVYNGNVNLFCIVRLLAEFPATGGAVTSWQFQTVRLIRYVSSWDYFVGMCEVAFCFFVLYYLVEEVLEIRLHRLRYFKSLWNCLDVLIVALSVPAIIMNICRTSAVSRRLHFLLENHSKYPNFEPLARLQVNFNNLAAVIVFLAWVKLFKFINFNKTMNQLSTTMSRCAKDLVGFAIMFFIVFLAYAQLAYLVFGTQVDDFSTFQACIFTQFRIILGDFDFSEIEEADSVLGPIYFTTFVFFIFMILLNMFLAIINDTYSEVKADMAQQRSEMEITDLIKKGYNRAMVKLKLKKTSVNEAPDGSHQAGGKLSFDELREDLRGKGHSDAEIEAIFAKYDLDGDQELTEHEHQQMRDDLEKERDLDLEHSSLPRPESGRSFSRSQDDSEEDDDEDSGHSSRRRGSSSGGVSYEEFQVLVRRVDRMEHSIGSIVSKIDAVIVKLEVMERAKMKRRDVLGRILDSWNPVTEDERTGRDPEMHREQMDRLVREELQRWESDDTISQVSHRHATPTIPAAQLRPRSSRPPSSLSIEGPDGATNGAGHM, from the exons ATGAGCTCCAGTCGCGTCCGGCCTCAAGCACCGCAGACCCCGGCAGCATCTGCCGCAGCAGCATCACCGCAATATGAAGGGATCGAGATGGAAAAAATGCACCATGAGGAAGAAGTGGGCCTAGGGGTGCCTGATGAGACCCCGTCCCCGCCGACCTCCAGCTCCCGTCAAGCGTGGAGCCGGGACAACCCGGGGTTTGAGCCGGAGGAGGGGATGATGGAGGGAGACTGGCCCCCGGGCCGGAGGTCTGTGTCCACGGCCTCCAGCAGCAGCAGCCGCGGGCCCGGTAGTTTCTCCGGGATCAGTGCGAGAATCAACAGAGGACTTTATCCAACTCCACCCGCACAGGACGAGCATCGCAGCTGTGGGAAGAGGATACTGCAAAAAATGAGGG TATTGTGGGACACTCGTCTTTTGGGTGAAAGTAACAGTAACAGAGAGATGTATCTGAAGACTGTTCTAAGAGAGATGATCACATACATACTCTTCCTGCTCACCATCTGCATTT TAACGTATGGAATGGTGAGCACCAACATGTACTATTACACTAAAGTCATGTCCCAACTCTTCTTGGATACGCCAATAACCAATGGAGAACCGACAACCTTCAAGACCCTTTCAACAATGGAGGACTTCTGGAAA TTCACAGAAGGGCCCTTTCTCAATGGTATGTACTGGGAGTTCTGGTACAACAACAAGAGCCTTCCAGAGAACCAGAGTCTGATCTACTACGAGAACCTCCTGCTGGGCGTCCCACGTCTTCGACAGCTCAGAGTACGCAATGAATCCTGTTCAGTCCACAAAGACCTGAGGGACGAGGTGTACGAGTGTTACAACATTTACTCCCCAGCCAATGAGGACAAGGCACCATTCGGGCTTGAAAATGGCACAGC GTGGCTGTACTCAACGGAGAGCAGTTTGGGTGAGAGCAGCTATTGGGGCCAAGTGTCAACCTATGGGGGTGGAGGTTACTACCAGGATCTTTCACGCACTCAAGAGAGCTCAGCCAATCAGCTGCAGGAGTTAAAAAACAACCTGTGGTTAGATCGTGGCACCAGAGCGGTGTTCCTGGACTTCTCAGTCTATAATGGCAATGTTAACTTGTTTTGTATTGTCAG ACTGCTTGCAGAGTTCCCTGCCACAGGGGGCGCTGTGACCTCCTGGCAGTTCCAGACAGTCCGTCTCATCCGGTACGTGTCCAGCTGGGACTACTTTGTGGGGATGTGCGAAGTGGCTTTCTGCTTTTTCGTGCTGTATTACCTGGTTGAAGAGGTTTTAGAAATCCGCCTGCATCGCTTGCGCTACTTCAAGAGCCTTTGGAACTGTCTGGACGTTCTCATTGTCGCG CTTAGCGTTCCAGCCATCATCATGAACATCTGCAGAACTTCAGCGGTCAGTCGTAGACTTCACTTCCTGCTGGAGAACCACAGCAAGTACCCAAACTTCGAGCCCCTCGCTCGCCTCCAGGTCAACTTCAACAACCTGGCCGCCGTTATCGTCTTCCTCGCGTGGGTCAAG CTTTTCAAATTTATTAATTTCAATAAGACTATGAACCAGCTGTCCACCACCATGTCACGCTGCGCTAAGGACCTCGTGGGATTCGCCATCATGTTCTTCATCGTGTTCCTTGCCTACGCCCAGCTGGCGTATTTAGTGTTCGGGACCCAGGTTGACGATTTTAGCACCTTTCAGGCCTGCAT ATTCACTCAGTTCCGGATCATTCTGGGTGATTTTGACTTCTCGGAGATTGAAGAGGCTGACAGCGTTTTGGGACCAATTTACTTCACCACCTTTGTGTTCTTTATATTCATGATTCTACtg AATATGTTCCTGGCCATCATCAATGACACTTACTCTGAGGTGAAGGCTGACATGGCCCAGCAGAGGTCAGAGATGGAGATAACAGACCTCATTAAAAAG GGCTATAACAGGGCAATGGTGAAACTTAAACTGAAGAAGACCTCCGTCAATGAGGCGCCCGACGGCTCACACCAGGCTGGGGGGAAACTCAGCTTTGATGAACTCCGGGAAGATCTGAGAGG AAAAGGCCACTCAGATGCTGAGATCGAGGCTATCTTTGCTAAGTACGACCTTGATGGAGATCAGGAGCTTACCGAACATGAACACCAGCAGATGAGAGATGAtctggagaaagagaga GACTTGGATCTGGAGCACAGTTCACTTCCCAGACCGGAGAGTGGGCGGAGCTTCTCCCGGAGCCAGGATGACTCGGAGgaggatgatgatgaagacAGCGGACACAGCTCTCGTCGCCGTGGGAGCAGTTCAGGAGGCGTGTCATACGAGGAATTCCAAGT gCTTGTGCGCCGAGTGGACCGCATGGAGCATTCAATCGGCAGCATCGTGTCGAAGATAGACGCAGTCATCGTTAAGTTAGAGGTCATGGAGAGAGCCAAGATGAAACGGAGAGATGTGCTCGGACGGATCCTGGATTCATGGAATCCAGTCACAGAG GACGAAAGGACAGGGAGAGATCCAGAGATGCACCGGGAGCAGATGGACAGGCTGGTGAGAGAGGAACTGCAACGATGGGAATCTGACGACACGATATCACAGGTTAGCCACCGCCACGCCACTCCCACCATCCCAGCCGCTCAGCTCCGCCCACGCAGTTCCCGCCCGCCTTCATCGCTGTCCATTGAGGGTCCGGATGGTGCGACCAATGGGGCCGGCCATATGTGA